In Microbacterium sp. AB, a single genomic region encodes these proteins:
- a CDS encoding carbon-nitrogen hydrolase family protein, which translates to MSVTVASVSANFTRDLEQNYALIAQLLDDARDRGTELVAFPEAAIGGYLSSLGNHGDTVKSTRRSLPPAIRLDGPEIARVQELAGDTVVTIGFCELDDDGETRYNAAVCLDGGTVYGSYRKVHQPLGENMSYSAGSEYRAFDTPVGRLGMQICYDKAFPEAARMLALDGAEIVVSMSAWPAARTATAEDLQDDRWTYRFNQFDIARALDNQVFWIASNQSGTFGSLRYVGNAKVVDPGGNVLATTLLGAGLAVAEIDVDETFRAMRGGMFHLRDRRPDVYGAIAEADARHVNGWRELAHA; encoded by the coding sequence ATGTCCGTCACCGTCGCATCCGTCTCGGCCAACTTCACCCGGGACCTGGAGCAGAACTACGCGCTCATCGCACAGCTTCTCGACGACGCGCGCGATCGGGGCACGGAGCTCGTCGCCTTCCCCGAGGCCGCTATCGGCGGCTACCTGTCGTCGCTCGGCAACCACGGCGACACCGTCAAGAGCACCCGGCGGTCGCTCCCTCCCGCCATCCGGCTCGACGGCCCGGAGATCGCCCGGGTCCAGGAGCTCGCGGGCGACACCGTCGTCACGATCGGGTTCTGCGAGCTCGACGACGACGGCGAGACGCGCTACAACGCCGCGGTGTGCCTCGACGGCGGGACCGTCTACGGCTCGTACCGGAAGGTGCACCAGCCCCTCGGCGAGAACATGTCGTACTCGGCGGGCTCCGAGTACCGCGCGTTCGACACCCCCGTCGGCCGCCTCGGCATGCAGATCTGCTACGACAAGGCCTTCCCCGAGGCGGCGCGGATGCTCGCCCTCGACGGCGCGGAGATCGTCGTGAGCATGTCGGCCTGGCCCGCGGCGCGCACCGCGACGGCCGAGGATCTGCAGGACGACCGCTGGACGTACCGGTTCAACCAGTTCGACATCGCCCGCGCCCTCGACAACCAGGTGTTCTGGATCGCCTCGAACCAGTCGGGGACGTTCGGCTCCCTGCGCTACGTCGGCAACGCGAAGGTCGTCGACCCGGGCGGGAACGTCCTCGCGACGACGCTGCTCGGCGCGGGGCTCGCGGTGGCGGAGATCGACGTCGACGAGACGTTCCGGGCCATGCGCGGCGGCATGTTCCACCTGCGCGATCGCCGTCCCGACGTCTACGGGGCGATCGCCGAGGCCGATGCCCGGCACGTCAACGGATGGCGGGAGCTCGCCCATGCCTGA
- a CDS encoding MSMEG_0570 family nitrogen starvation response protein, whose protein sequence is MPEMTFAVRWPDGRETSHYSPSLVVHDYLETGGRYPVSDFVSRSSEALRVASERVRATFGFACTSAAHSEETIAAAAAAYDDGDVEVLRMEPALPQGAS, encoded by the coding sequence ATGCCTGAGATGACGTTCGCCGTGCGGTGGCCGGACGGCCGGGAGACGTCGCACTACTCTCCGAGCCTCGTCGTGCACGACTACCTCGAGACCGGCGGCCGCTACCCGGTCTCCGACTTCGTCTCGCGGTCGAGCGAGGCGCTCCGCGTCGCGAGCGAGCGGGTGCGGGCGACCTTCGGCTTCGCGTGCACCTCCGCCGCGCATTCCGAGGAGACCATCGCCGCCGCGGCCGCGGCGTACGACGACGGCGACGTCGAGGTGCTCCGGATGGAGCCCGCCCTGCCGCAAGGAGCATCATGA
- a CDS encoding MSMEG_0569 family flavin-dependent oxidoreductase: MIPVTLDENAHFEAVVVGGGQAGLSVSRHLLEHGVSHVVIERDSVAHEWRDGRWDAFTLVTPNWHCRLPGYAYDGDDPDGFMTRDEVYAWVRRYADTFDASVAEGVSVQRVSQRVGGGFVVETSAGTITADTVTSATGGYHVPVVPGWAARIPERVRQVHSHRYRNAGELPDGPVLVVGSGQSGTQIAEDLLLAGREVHLALGRAPRVARFYRGKDCMTWLAEMGVYDVPVSTRGLAKRESTNHYVTGRDGGRDIDLRSFALRGMALYGRAVGLDGGTVRFDDSLAADLDHADSVAESIKDDIDAYIARSGIDAPAEERYTPVWTPADVPRSLDLDRVGSIVWAIGFRADWSWLGDLDVLDAEGHPAHERGRTSVPGFQLVGLPWLHTWGSGRFHAIAEDAEHVAGLVAGRVRERAGAA; encoded by the coding sequence ATGATCCCCGTCACGCTCGACGAGAACGCCCATTTCGAGGCCGTCGTCGTCGGCGGCGGGCAGGCGGGCCTCTCCGTCAGCCGTCACCTCCTGGAGCACGGCGTGTCGCACGTCGTCATCGAGCGGGACTCGGTGGCGCACGAATGGCGGGACGGGCGGTGGGACGCCTTCACCCTCGTCACGCCGAACTGGCACTGCCGCCTTCCGGGATACGCCTACGACGGCGACGACCCGGACGGCTTCATGACGCGCGACGAGGTCTACGCGTGGGTGCGCCGGTACGCCGACACGTTCGACGCGTCCGTCGCGGAGGGCGTCTCCGTGCAGCGGGTCTCGCAGCGGGTCGGCGGGGGCTTCGTCGTGGAGACGAGCGCGGGGACGATCACGGCGGACACCGTCACCTCGGCGACGGGCGGATACCACGTGCCCGTCGTGCCCGGCTGGGCGGCGCGGATCCCGGAGCGCGTCCGCCAGGTGCACTCGCACCGCTACCGCAACGCGGGGGAGCTGCCCGACGGCCCCGTGCTCGTCGTCGGCTCCGGGCAGTCGGGGACGCAGATCGCGGAGGACCTCCTCCTCGCGGGCCGCGAGGTGCACCTCGCGCTCGGCAGGGCGCCGCGCGTGGCACGCTTCTACCGCGGGAAGGACTGCATGACCTGGCTCGCGGAGATGGGCGTGTACGACGTGCCCGTCTCGACGAGGGGACTGGCCAAACGCGAGTCGACGAACCACTACGTCACGGGCCGCGACGGCGGGCGCGACATCGACCTGCGGAGCTTCGCGCTGCGCGGCATGGCCCTCTACGGCCGCGCCGTGGGGCTCGACGGCGGGACGGTGCGCTTCGACGACTCCCTCGCGGCGGACCTCGACCACGCGGACTCCGTGGCGGAGTCGATCAAGGACGACATCGACGCGTACATCGCGCGCTCCGGGATCGACGCCCCCGCGGAGGAGCGGTACACGCCGGTGTGGACGCCGGCCGACGTCCCGCGGTCGCTCGACCTCGACCGTGTCGGGAGCATCGTGTGGGCGATCGGGTTCCGGGCCGACTGGTCGTGGCTGGGGGACCTCGACGTCCTCGACGCCGAGGGCCATCCCGCGCACGAGAGGGGGCGGACGAGCGTCCCGGGCTTCCAGCTCGTCGGCCTGCCGTGGCTGCACACCTGGGGATCGGGCCGCTTCCACGCGATCGCCGAGGACGCCGAGCACGTGGCGGGGCTCGTCGCCGGTCGCGTGCGAGAGAGGGCGGGGGCCGCGTGA
- a CDS encoding carbon-nitrogen hydrolase family protein: MVSVTLAAVAAHFGRDVNRTLAKLPGVVGQARERGVDLLVLPDATIGGYLLDLHHPVEEGDGFPHSVDLDGPEVRAVVELAGDMTVCFGIAERAVVDGVEVRYNTAVCVTGDGILGTHRKVHLPLGESEVYRAGDEFRAFDTPVGRIGMLIDFDKTFPESARSLALDGAEVIACLSAWPASVTDRSDRIRNDRQAHLFDLYDCARAAENQVYVVSANQTGVLGGLRFLGQAKVVDPAGEIIAKTWAKGGLAVVEADVSATIARARRSLDHIHQRAEHAYRFTATA, from the coding sequence ATGGTCTCCGTGACGCTGGCCGCCGTCGCCGCCCACTTCGGACGCGATGTGAATCGCACGCTCGCGAAGCTCCCCGGCGTCGTCGGCCAGGCGCGCGAGCGCGGCGTCGACCTGCTCGTGCTCCCCGATGCGACGATCGGCGGCTACCTCCTCGACCTGCACCACCCGGTCGAGGAGGGCGACGGCTTCCCGCACTCCGTCGATCTGGACGGCCCCGAGGTGAGGGCGGTCGTGGAGCTCGCGGGCGACATGACGGTGTGCTTCGGCATCGCCGAGCGCGCCGTCGTCGACGGCGTCGAGGTCCGCTACAACACGGCCGTCTGCGTGACGGGCGACGGCATCCTGGGGACGCATCGCAAGGTGCATCTCCCGCTCGGGGAGTCCGAGGTCTACCGGGCGGGAGACGAGTTCCGCGCGTTCGACACCCCCGTCGGGCGGATCGGGATGCTCATCGACTTCGACAAGACCTTCCCGGAGTCCGCGCGCTCCCTTGCCCTCGACGGCGCGGAGGTCATCGCCTGCCTGAGCGCCTGGCCCGCGAGCGTCACCGATCGCTCCGACCGCATCCGCAACGACCGTCAGGCGCACCTGTTCGACCTCTACGACTGCGCCCGCGCGGCCGAGAACCAGGTCTACGTCGTCTCGGCGAACCAGACCGGCGTGCTCGGCGGGCTGCGCTTCCTCGGGCAGGCGAAGGTCGTCGATCCCGCAGGCGAGATCATCGCCAAGACGTGGGCCAAGGGCGGTCTCGCCGTGGTCGAGGCCGACGTGTCGGCCACCATCGCACGAGCGCGCCGCTCGCTCGACCACATCCATCAGCGTGCCGAGCACGCCTACCGCTTCACGGCGACCGCCTGA
- a CDS encoding MSMEG_0565 family glycosyltransferase — MRIAQVTYSTKPRGGVVHTLALAETLARRGHEVEVWTLGRGDDTAFFRDVDPLVDVRVVPFAHRDGEDVGDRIERSIAVMAGAFETTADIVHAQDCISANAVVDSGASCVRTIHHLDAFTTPRLVECHERAITEPVARLCVSRAVAAEVDAAYGLSPSVIPNGVDASRFAAAAGPDGAAARERWLGDLGDYALALGGIEPRKGSIDLLEGYALVRERHPGLRLVFGGGETLFDYRPYRERFEERAGELGVEPIVLGTLRDDDVPSLVAAARVLGFVSTKEGFGLAAMEALAAGVPVVARSLPVVQEVFGGAVAYATDPGDIAERIGEVLRGRAPDPAAGRALAARHTWEAAAEKHERFYDAVRDGGGDGGAAIDLADPR, encoded by the coding sequence ATGCGCATCGCGCAGGTCACGTACTCGACGAAGCCCCGGGGCGGCGTCGTCCACACCCTCGCCCTCGCCGAGACGCTCGCACGACGAGGGCACGAGGTCGAGGTGTGGACGCTCGGCCGCGGCGACGACACGGCGTTCTTCCGTGACGTGGACCCTCTTGTCGACGTGCGCGTGGTGCCTTTCGCGCACCGGGACGGGGAGGACGTGGGTGATCGCATCGAGCGGTCCATAGCGGTGATGGCCGGAGCGTTCGAGACGACGGCCGACATCGTCCACGCGCAGGACTGCATCTCGGCCAACGCCGTGGTCGACAGCGGCGCGTCGTGCGTCCGGACGATCCACCACCTGGACGCGTTCACGACGCCGAGGCTTGTGGAGTGCCACGAGAGGGCGATCACCGAGCCGGTCGCCCGCCTGTGCGTCTCCCGCGCGGTCGCCGCCGAGGTCGACGCCGCGTACGGGCTCTCGCCGTCGGTGATCCCCAACGGCGTCGACGCGTCGCGCTTCGCGGCGGCGGCGGGCCCCGACGGCGCGGCCGCGCGCGAGCGCTGGCTCGGCGACCTCGGCGACTACGCGCTCGCACTCGGCGGCATCGAGCCGCGCAAGGGATCGATCGACCTGCTGGAGGGATACGCCCTCGTCCGCGAGCGGCATCCCGGTCTCCGGCTCGTGTTCGGCGGAGGGGAGACGCTGTTCGACTACCGGCCCTACCGTGAGCGGTTCGAGGAGCGCGCCGGGGAGCTCGGCGTCGAGCCGATCGTCCTCGGGACGCTGCGCGACGACGACGTGCCGTCGCTCGTCGCGGCGGCGCGCGTGCTGGGGTTCGTCTCGACGAAGGAGGGCTTCGGGCTCGCGGCGATGGAGGCGCTCGCCGCGGGCGTCCCCGTCGTCGCGCGATCGCTGCCCGTGGTGCAGGAGGTCTTCGGCGGCGCCGTCGCCTACGCGACCGATCCCGGGGACATCGCGGAGCGCATCGGCGAGGTCCTCCGGGGGCGTGCGCCGGATCCGGCCGCGGGCAGGGCGCTGGCCGCGAGACACACCTGGGAGGCTGCGGCCGAGAAGCACGAGAGGTTCTACGACGCGGTTCGCGACGGGGGAGGCGACGGCGGTGCGGCGATCGATCTCGCGGATCCTCGCTGA
- a CDS encoding AMP-binding protein, with product MRRSISRILADRAAEAPDEVVVADDDGALTAAQLDEAATRLAHALVREGVRRDDLVTVTLPNGRDFVVACAAIWRAGATPQPASRALSAEERAALEATARPAAAIGRRPETPGIAWFPGVAAPPAAGALPDLAASSWKAPATSGSTGRPKIVMASGPALLDPTRPVAAFLPVRAVQLVAGPLTHSATFTYAFRGLLTGHRLVVLPAFDEHRWIDAVERHGVTWALVVPTMMHRLLRLPSGERAPERVRTIESVLHMGAPCAPGLKRAFLDWLGPERVVEVYAGSESNGLTMIRGDEWIGHPGSVGRPVGGTELQIRRADGTRARPGEEGEVWMRRGAEPAYRYLGAPSRRDDDGWDTLGDVGLLDEEGYLHLLDRVDDVINRGGEKVYPVEIESAIERHPLVRGAVAFGVPDAEWGERIATVVDVADAAVGPGELEAWMRERLGARAPESVRVVHEPVRDDAGKTSRARWRSRL from the coding sequence GTGCGGCGATCGATCTCGCGGATCCTCGCTGACCGTGCCGCCGAGGCGCCCGACGAGGTCGTCGTCGCGGACGACGACGGCGCGCTCACGGCGGCGCAGCTGGACGAGGCGGCCACGCGGCTGGCCCACGCGCTCGTCCGGGAAGGGGTGCGACGCGACGACCTCGTGACCGTGACGCTCCCCAACGGGCGGGACTTCGTCGTGGCATGCGCCGCGATCTGGCGCGCGGGCGCGACGCCTCAGCCGGCCTCGCGCGCCCTGAGCGCCGAGGAGAGGGCCGCGCTGGAGGCGACCGCCCGCCCCGCCGCGGCGATCGGACGACGGCCGGAGACGCCGGGGATCGCGTGGTTCCCGGGCGTCGCCGCACCGCCGGCGGCGGGCGCCCTCCCCGATCTCGCCGCGTCGTCGTGGAAGGCGCCCGCCACCTCCGGCTCGACCGGACGTCCGAAGATCGTGATGGCGTCGGGCCCCGCACTGCTCGACCCGACGAGGCCCGTCGCCGCGTTCCTGCCCGTGCGCGCCGTGCAGCTCGTCGCCGGCCCCCTGACGCACTCGGCGACCTTCACGTACGCGTTCCGCGGTCTGCTCACGGGGCACCGCCTCGTCGTGCTGCCCGCCTTCGACGAGCACCGCTGGATCGACGCGGTCGAGCGGCACGGCGTGACGTGGGCGCTCGTCGTGCCGACCATGATGCACCGTCTGCTCCGGCTGCCCTCGGGCGAACGCGCGCCGGAGCGCGTGCGGACGATCGAGTCGGTGCTGCACATGGGGGCGCCGTGCGCCCCCGGCCTCAAGCGCGCGTTCCTCGACTGGCTCGGCCCGGAGCGGGTCGTGGAGGTGTACGCGGGCAGCGAGTCGAACGGGCTGACCATGATCCGCGGCGACGAGTGGATCGGGCATCCCGGGAGCGTCGGCCGGCCCGTCGGGGGCACGGAGCTCCAGATCCGCCGCGCGGACGGAACGCGCGCGCGGCCCGGGGAGGAGGGGGAGGTGTGGATGCGTCGGGGCGCGGAGCCGGCCTACCGCTATCTCGGGGCGCCGTCGCGGCGCGACGACGACGGATGGGACACGCTGGGAGACGTGGGTCTCCTCGACGAAGAGGGCTATCTGCATCTCCTGGACCGCGTCGACGACGTCATCAACCGCGGAGGGGAGAAGGTCTATCCCGTCGAGATCGAGAGCGCGATCGAGCGTCATCCCCTCGTGCGCGGCGCGGTGGCGTTCGGCGTGCCCGACGCCGAATGGGGCGAGCGCATCGCCACGGTCGTGGATGTCGCCGACGCTGCCGTCGGCCCCGGCGAGCTCGAGGCCTGGATGCGGGAGCGTCTCGGTGCGCGTGCGCCCGAGAGCGTTCGCGTCGTCCACGAGCCCGTGCGCGACGACGCGGGCAAGACGTCCCGCGCCCGATGGCGTTCGCGCCTCTGA